In Spinacia oleracea cultivar Varoflay chromosome 5, BTI_SOV_V1, whole genome shotgun sequence, a single window of DNA contains:
- the LOC110798621 gene encoding uncharacterized protein, translated as MAQTNYNALLRSSTSTIVVVLILLYTSSLEAKADELKTLNNVPSEFVESEPRKFGNHGVKSHDTPPSITPSQPPEGHNNSVKTFHVDATSSDDEHQHQHQLSPHPHLHFKEPHAHHHTDKSVAGGGVIIACLATAFVLSIFCYIRATRQQIISKEQLI; from the coding sequence ATGGCTCAAACTAATTATAATGCTCTTCTTAGAAGTAGTACTAGTACTATTGTTGTTGTTCTAATACTCCTTTATACCTCCTCCTTAGAAGCGAAAGCTGATGAGCTTAAGACCTTAAACAATGTTCCAAGTGAGTTTGTGGAGTCTGAACCTCGTAAGTTTGGTAATCATGGGGTTAAGTCTCATGACACTCCACCCTCTATTACCCCAAGTCAACCTCCAGAGGGTCATAATAATAGTGTCAAGACGTTTCATGTAGACGCGACCTCTTCTGATGATgaacatcaacatcaacatcaacTTAGCCCACATCCGCATCTCCATTTCAAGGAACCACATGCTCATCATCATACAGATAAATCTGTAGCAGGAGGTGGTGTCATCATCGCCTGCCTAGCTACTGCTTTTGTTTTATCCATTTTCTGCTACATCCGTGCCACTCGTCAACAGATCATCAGTAAAGAGCAGCTTATCTAA
- the LOC110798619 gene encoding GDSL esterase/lipase 7-like isoform X2, whose translation MNKEVIAGTLLFMLTTALIAMIIHVSHTANVVHHSTPMSASPPYSFFDSLIQSDDQNTINNNNNDSSSTPSLKPRALFVVGDSTVDCGGNSLFYPFLRHHNSLLPCFNGSSSTLIPYFLAKKMGLPDTPTFYEKNDTIQGLLSGINYGSAQATILPIANTLTFQSLNQQLRQVFETIQLVQLQLGEQEAQEFIGSSVFYLSLGKDDYTNFYFGNSSYSPGYNGGDKQLFPKLLVDEMTNALRNLYNAGVRKVVSMGIYPLGCAPRTVVDWYFHTGRNIKSTRGCVNEINQLISQHNQLLLDHITDLTLELSDAQFVFCDVYQGFMRILSNPQHYGFEETRGACCGTGWHGAASGCDTMEMACDQSSGHVWWDLYNPSEAVNSLLADSVWSGHPLGDICHPLSIRALVNIAS comes from the exons atgaacAAGGAGGTTATAGCTGGAACTTTGTTATTCATGCTAACAACGGCACTAATTGCCATGATCATTCATGTTTCTCACACCGCCAATGTTGTTCATCATTCCACACCCATGTCGGCGTCGCCACCATATTCCTTCTTCGACAGTCTCATACAATCTGATGATCAGAACACcattaacaacaacaacaatgattCTTCGTCTACTCCATCGTTGAAACCTCGAGCTCTTTTTGTAGTGGGAGATTCCACAGTTGATTGTGGGGGGAATTCTCTGTTTTACCCTTTTCTTCGTCACCATAATTCTTTACTTCCTTGTTTTAATGGCTCTTCCTCTACTCTCATCCCTTATTTTCTGG CGAAGAAGATGGGTTTGCCAGATACACCAACATTTTATGAGAAGAATGATACAATTCAAGGCCTGCTTAGCGGGATCAACTATGGGTCAGCTCAAGCCACGATCCTTCCCATAGCGAATACCCTAACTTTCCAGTCCCTGAACCAGCAGCTACGGCAAGTATTTGAGACAATCCAACTTGTGCAGTTACAGCTAGGTGAACAGGAAGCACAAGAATTCATCGGGTCCTCAGTGTTCTACCTTTCCTTGGGCAAAGATGATTACACCAACTTCTACTTTggaaactcttcatattccccGGGTTACAATGGTGGTGACAAACAGCTGTTTCCTAAGCTGCTGGTTGATGAGATGACGAATGCCTTGCGAAATCTGTACAATGCAGGGGTGAGGAAAGTTGTTTCCATGGGGATTTACCCTCTTGGATGTGCTCCTAGGACGGTGGTTGACTGGTACTTTCATACCGGGAGAAATATTAAAAGTACAAGGGGTTGTGTGAATGAGATCAATCAGCTTATTTCGCAACATAATCAGCTATTGTTGGATCACATAACTGACCTCACTTTGGAGCTCTCTGATGCCCAGTTTGTGTTCTGTGATGTTTACCAAGGCTTCATGCGTATCTTGTCCAACCCACAACACTATG GCTTCGAGGAAACGAGAGGAGCATGTTGTGGAACAGGGTGGCATGGAGCAGCATCTGGGTGCGACACCATGGAAATGGCTTGTGACCAAAGTTCAGGTCATGTATGGTGGGACTTGTACAATCCTTCTGAGGCTGTCAATTCTCTGCTGGCCGACTCTGTCTGGTCTGGTCATCCGTTGGGCGATATCTGTCATCCCTTGAGCATCCGAGCACTGGTGAACATAGCTTCATGA
- the LOC110798619 gene encoding GDSL esterase/lipase 7-like isoform X4 translates to MSILIVLKGFLQILASIIFIAAMMTLVYFITNATPPSPTPAPSRFNYSSRSLFMKSPAIFVFGDSSVDCGKNALFYSELRGIKSLIPCPDGSQSSLIPHFLAKKMGLPDTPTFYEKNDTIQGLLSGINYGSAQATILPIANTLTFQSLNQQLRQVFETIQLVQLQLGEQEAQEFIGSSVFYLSLGKDDYTNFYFGNSSYSPGYNGGDKQLFPKLLVDEMTNALRNLYNAGVRKVVSMGIYPLGCAPRTVVDWYFHTGRNIKSTRGCVNEINQLISQHNQLLLDHITDLTLELSDAQFVFCDVYQGFMRILSNPQHYGFEETRGACCGTGWHGAASGCDTMEMACDQSSGHVWWDLYNPSEAVNSLLADSVWSGHPLGDICHPLSIRALVNIAS, encoded by the exons atgtCAATCCTCATAGTCTTGAAGGGATTCTTACAGATTCTTGCCAGCATTATTTTTATTGCTGCCATGATGACCTTAGTATATTTTATCACGAATGCCACTCCTCCTTCGCCTACACCTGCGCCTTCTCGGTTTAACTACTCGTCGCGTTCTTTGTTTATGAAATCGCCTGCTATTTTTGTGTTTGGAGATTCTAGTGTTGATTGTGGGAAGAATGCTCTGTTTTACTCTGAACTTCGCGGTATTAAGTCGTTGATTCCTTGTCCAGATGGTTCTCAATCCAGTCTTATCCCTCACTTTCTCG CGAAGAAGATGGGTTTGCCAGATACACCAACATTTTATGAGAAGAATGATACAATTCAAGGCCTGCTTAGCGGGATCAACTATGGGTCAGCTCAAGCCACGATCCTTCCCATAGCGAATACCCTAACTTTCCAGTCCCTGAACCAGCAGCTACGGCAAGTATTTGAGACAATCCAACTTGTGCAGTTACAGCTAGGTGAACAGGAAGCACAAGAATTCATCGGGTCCTCAGTGTTCTACCTTTCCTTGGGCAAAGATGATTACACCAACTTCTACTTTggaaactcttcatattccccGGGTTACAATGGTGGTGACAAACAGCTGTTTCCTAAGCTGCTGGTTGATGAGATGACGAATGCCTTGCGAAATCTGTACAATGCAGGGGTGAGGAAAGTTGTTTCCATGGGGATTTACCCTCTTGGATGTGCTCCTAGGACGGTGGTTGACTGGTACTTTCATACCGGGAGAAATATTAAAAGTACAAGGGGTTGTGTGAATGAGATCAATCAGCTTATTTCGCAACATAATCAGCTATTGTTGGATCACATAACTGACCTCACTTTGGAGCTCTCTGATGCCCAGTTTGTGTTCTGTGATGTTTACCAAGGCTTCATGCGTATCTTGTCCAACCCACAACACTATG GCTTCGAGGAAACGAGAGGAGCATGTTGTGGAACAGGGTGGCATGGAGCAGCATCTGGGTGCGACACCATGGAAATGGCTTGTGACCAAAGTTCAGGTCATGTATGGTGGGACTTGTACAATCCTTCTGAGGCTGTCAATTCTCTGCTGGCCGACTCTGTCTGGTCTGGTCATCCGTTGGGCGATATCTGTCATCCCTTGAGCATCCGAGCACTGGTGAACATAGCTTCATGA
- the LOC110798619 gene encoding GDSL esterase/lipase At1g71250-like isoform X3, producing the protein MQLSDRFRIILYALMTMAGPVLVYNCIFLPLVTFKHTSPPSPSPSPSPGVPFRRAVLESTFSRNTDFINDNSLSTSSMKSPAIFVIGDSTVDCGENALFYHLLRGKKSLVTCSKASKSTLIPHFLAKKMGLPDTPTFYEKNDTIQGLLSGINYGSAQATILPIANTLTFQSLNQQLRQVFETIQLVQLQLGEQEAQEFIGSSVFYLSLGKDDYTNFYFGNSSYSPGYNGGDKQLFPKLLVDEMTNALRNLYNAGVRKVVSMGIYPLGCAPRTVVDWYFHTGRNIKSTRGCVNEINQLISQHNQLLLDHITDLTLELSDAQFVFCDVYQGFMRILSNPQHYGFEETRGACCGTGWHGAASGCDTMEMACDQSSGHVWWDLYNPSEAVNSLLADSVWSGHPLGDICHPLSIRALVNIAS; encoded by the exons ATGCAACTCTCCGATAGATTTCGTATTATACTTTACGCGTTGATGACTATGGCTGGCCCTGTACTAGTCTACAACTGCATCTTCCTTCCTTTGGTTACCTTCAAACACACCTCTCCACCTTCGCCGTCACCGTCGCCGTCGCCTGGGGTTCCATTTCGTAGAGCTGTTCTCGAGTCTACTTTTTCGAGGAATACCGACTTCATCAACGACAACTCGTTGTCTACGTCGTCAATGAAGTCGCCTGCTATTTTTGTCATCGGAGATTCTACTGTTGATTGTGGGGAGAATGCTCTGTTTTACCATCTTCTTCGCGGTAAAAAGTCGTTGGTTACTTGCTCAAAGGCTTCTAAATCCACCCTCATCCCTCACTTTCTcg CGAAGAAGATGGGTTTGCCAGATACACCAACATTTTATGAGAAGAATGATACAATTCAAGGCCTGCTTAGCGGGATCAACTATGGGTCAGCTCAAGCCACGATCCTTCCCATAGCGAATACCCTAACTTTCCAGTCCCTGAACCAGCAGCTACGGCAAGTATTTGAGACAATCCAACTTGTGCAGTTACAGCTAGGTGAACAGGAAGCACAAGAATTCATCGGGTCCTCAGTGTTCTACCTTTCCTTGGGCAAAGATGATTACACCAACTTCTACTTTggaaactcttcatattccccGGGTTACAATGGTGGTGACAAACAGCTGTTTCCTAAGCTGCTGGTTGATGAGATGACGAATGCCTTGCGAAATCTGTACAATGCAGGGGTGAGGAAAGTTGTTTCCATGGGGATTTACCCTCTTGGATGTGCTCCTAGGACGGTGGTTGACTGGTACTTTCATACCGGGAGAAATATTAAAAGTACAAGGGGTTGTGTGAATGAGATCAATCAGCTTATTTCGCAACATAATCAGCTATTGTTGGATCACATAACTGACCTCACTTTGGAGCTCTCTGATGCCCAGTTTGTGTTCTGTGATGTTTACCAAGGCTTCATGCGTATCTTGTCCAACCCACAACACTATG GCTTCGAGGAAACGAGAGGAGCATGTTGTGGAACAGGGTGGCATGGAGCAGCATCTGGGTGCGACACCATGGAAATGGCTTGTGACCAAAGTTCAGGTCATGTATGGTGGGACTTGTACAATCCTTCTGAGGCTGTCAATTCTCTGCTGGCCGACTCTGTCTGGTCTGGTCATCCGTTGGGCGATATCTGTCATCCCTTGAGCATCCGAGCACTGGTGAACATAGCTTCATGA
- the LOC110798619 gene encoding GDSL esterase/lipase At1g71250-like isoform X1 translates to MSTLQIARAIAIALMAILVTFSIIFLILIPDSSSKHATPPSPTPFLPPSLPPSPRAYYRKAFVDSGFRKNTVCINNETSFSVSSSSKSPAMFVIGDSSVDCGENSRFYPLLRRNKSLIPCSKGSKSTLIPHFLAKKMGLPDTPTFYEKNDTIQGLLSGINYGSAQATILPIANTLTFQSLNQQLRQVFETIQLVQLQLGEQEAQEFIGSSVFYLSLGKDDYTNFYFGNSSYSPGYNGGDKQLFPKLLVDEMTNALRNLYNAGVRKVVSMGIYPLGCAPRTVVDWYFHTGRNIKSTRGCVNEINQLISQHNQLLLDHITDLTLELSDAQFVFCDVYQGFMRILSNPQHYGFEETRGACCGTGWHGAASGCDTMEMACDQSSGHVWWDLYNPSEAVNSLLADSVWSGHPLGDICHPLSIRALVNIAS, encoded by the exons ATGTCGACCCTCCAGATTGCTCGAGCTATAGCAATTGCGTTAATGGCGATTCTTGTCACTttctcaatcatcttcttaaTTCTCATTCCTGATTCTTCCTCCAAACATGCCACTCCTCCTTCGCCTACACCGTTTCTTCCACCATCGCTGCCACCATCGCCTCGTGCTTATTACCGTAAAGCTTTTGTTGATTCTGGTTTTCGGAAGAATACCGTCTGCATCAACAACGAAACCTCGTTTTCTGTGTCGTCGTCGTCGAAGTCGCCTGCTATGTTTGTGATTGGAGATTCTAGTGTTGATTGTGGGGAGAATTCTCGATTTTATCCTCTTCTTCGCCGTAATAAGTCGTTGATTCCTTGTTCAAAGGGCTCTAAATCCACTCTCATCCCTCACTTTCTcg CGAAGAAGATGGGTTTGCCAGATACACCAACATTTTATGAGAAGAATGATACAATTCAAGGCCTGCTTAGCGGGATCAACTATGGGTCAGCTCAAGCCACGATCCTTCCCATAGCGAATACCCTAACTTTCCAGTCCCTGAACCAGCAGCTACGGCAAGTATTTGAGACAATCCAACTTGTGCAGTTACAGCTAGGTGAACAGGAAGCACAAGAATTCATCGGGTCCTCAGTGTTCTACCTTTCCTTGGGCAAAGATGATTACACCAACTTCTACTTTggaaactcttcatattccccGGGTTACAATGGTGGTGACAAACAGCTGTTTCCTAAGCTGCTGGTTGATGAGATGACGAATGCCTTGCGAAATCTGTACAATGCAGGGGTGAGGAAAGTTGTTTCCATGGGGATTTACCCTCTTGGATGTGCTCCTAGGACGGTGGTTGACTGGTACTTTCATACCGGGAGAAATATTAAAAGTACAAGGGGTTGTGTGAATGAGATCAATCAGCTTATTTCGCAACATAATCAGCTATTGTTGGATCACATAACTGACCTCACTTTGGAGCTCTCTGATGCCCAGTTTGTGTTCTGTGATGTTTACCAAGGCTTCATGCGTATCTTGTCCAACCCACAACACTATG GCTTCGAGGAAACGAGAGGAGCATGTTGTGGAACAGGGTGGCATGGAGCAGCATCTGGGTGCGACACCATGGAAATGGCTTGTGACCAAAGTTCAGGTCATGTATGGTGGGACTTGTACAATCCTTCTGAGGCTGTCAATTCTCTGCTGGCCGACTCTGTCTGGTCTGGTCATCCGTTGGGCGATATCTGTCATCCCTTGAGCATCCGAGCACTGGTGAACATAGCTTCATGA
- the LOC110798611 gene encoding F-box/WD-40 repeat-containing protein At5g21040: protein MAFECRETSEVCLSKKLLNSVAHNPLKEQVGGVQFGKTPVHCHSKKGFWREKADRSENLVRGLGVGSDKIAGVLVGPAKVVITDEGDTSDCRRSITDLPPALVAEILNCLDPKELGIVSCVSTSLYKIASDHYVWKDFYCERWGLPITKPLNPGLSEEKSWKDLFVERDFRSKTFLGKYRRDFLTGHTEPVRAVFLLVSAKLVFTAGYDFIVRIWDLEEGLSVASSKQLGSTIRAVAADTKLLVAGVTDGFIQCWKAVEGVSHLFDLKGSYCQNSEFRLWEHAGPVTSLALDHSRIYSGSWDMTVRVWDRALLNCVMVLRHSDWVWSIAPHDTSLVSTSGSDVYIWDTTHGTLTGIIPHVHAGNTYALARSHTGDFLFTGGEDGSIHMFEISACVDDGILKVASWVPHSGPVNSLAFEFPWVVSASSDGNLSLIDVRKLLKSNRRCLMKYRNMKETIIEPPQRMLHGSGASLFSVHIGADRIVCGGEDHVVKLWDFSHALEREMRSRAQKAIRLENRLRQRRLQAEMNAKSSKADKCSMAAKKNPINGDRNGIWHSKRSVNGKGELVG from the exons ATGGCATTTGAATGCCGGGAAACTTCTGAGGTTTGTTTATCGAAGAAGTTATTGAATTCTGTTGCTCATAATCCATTGAAAGAACAAGTGGGTGGTGTGCAATTTGGAAAAACACCTGTTCATTGTCATAGTAAGAAGggtttttggagagagaaagctgATAGGTCTGAAAATTTAGTCCGTGGATTAGGAGTTGGTAGTGATAAGATTGCTGGTGTATTAGTTGGTCCTGCGAAAGTGGTGATAACTGATGAGGGGGATACCTCGGATTGTCGTCGGTCAATTACTGACCTACCTCCGGCTTTGGTTGCTGAGATTCTAAACTGTTTAGACCCGAAAGAGCTTGGCATTGTTTCGTGCGTTTCAACTAGTCTTTATAAGATTGCATCTGATCATTATGTATGGAAGGATTTTTATTGCGAGAGATGGGGTCTCCCaataactaagcctttgaacccTGGTTTATCGGAAGAGAAGTCGTGGAAGGATCTGTTTGTGGAGAGAGATTTTCGGAGCAAGACCTTTCTAGGGAAGTATAGGCGTGATTTCTTGACTGGCCACACAGAACCTGTGCGTGCTGTTTTCCTCCTGGTCTCTGCAAAGCTTGTTTTCACTGCTGGGTATGATTTCATAGTCCGGATTTGGGATTTGGAAGAAGGGTTGTCCGTTGCTTCATCGAAGCAACTTGGTTCCACAATTCGCGCTGTGGCTGCTGATACAAAACTGCTAGTAGCTGGGGTGACCGATGGTTTTATCCAATGTTGGAAAGCTGTTGAAGGTGTTTCTCATTTGTTCGACCTTAAGGGTTCTTACTGCCAAAATTCCGAGTTTAGACTCTGGGAGCATGCAGGACCAGTGACTTCTCTCGCTTTGGATCATTCAAGGATCTATAGTGGATCATGGGATATGACTGTGAGGGTATGGGACCGTGCCTTGTTGAATTGTGTTATGGTCTTAAGACATAGTGACTGGGTATGGAGTATTGCACCTCAtgacactagtttagttagcaCATCAGGTTCTGATGTTTATATCTGGGATACTACTCATGGAACTTTGACTGGTATAATACCTCATGTACATGCAGGAAACACTTATGCCTTAGCAAGGAGTCATACGGGAGACTTTCTATTTACTGGAGGAGAAGATGGATCGATACACATGTTTGAAATCTCAGCATGTGTTGATGATGGCATCTTAAAGGTGGCTTCTTGGGTTCCACATTCAGGACCTGTGAATTCTCTTGCATTCGAGTTTCCATGGGTCGTATCAGCTTCTAGTGATGGAAACCTCTCCTTGATTGATGTTAGGAAACTGTTGAAATCCAATCGGCGTTGTCTGATGAAATATCGGAACATGAAGGAGACAATAATCGAGCCTCCTCAGAGGATGCTGCATGGTTCTGGAGCAAGTTTGTTTTCAGTGCATATTGGTGCTGATCGTATTGTTTGTGGAGGAGAAGATCACGTTGTGAAGCTGTGGGATTTCTCTCACGctttagagagagaaatgagATCTCGCGCTCAGAAAGCTATTCGATTGGAGAACAGGTTGAGACAGCGTAGGCTTCAAGCTGAGATGAACGCTAAGAGTAGCAAAGCTGATAAATGTTCCATGGCAGCAAAGAAGAATCCCATCAATGGAGATCGAAATGGCATTTGGCATAGCAAGCGCAGTGTTAATGGAAAG GGTGAACTTGTAGGATGA